In Aquimarina sp. TRL1, a single window of DNA contains:
- a CDS encoding GNAT family N-acetyltransferase, with amino-acid sequence MKIHIETTRFILRDLEMTDAPGIFDLDSDPDVHEYLGKKPIQTIKEAEETILFIRNQYKENGIGRWAIIDKSTRDFIGWAGIKYEQTLRKGISYYDLGYRLRKKYWGKGIASETAKEAVKYGFEQLGVQEIFAAADIANIGSNKVLIKTGLSLIETFDLDGIPHNWYTIHKQTWDIHKNTAHP; translated from the coding sequence ATGAAAATTCATATTGAAACTACTCGTTTTATTCTCCGAGATCTGGAAATGACCGATGCTCCTGGTATTTTTGATCTTGATTCTGATCCTGATGTTCATGAGTACTTAGGGAAAAAACCTATACAAACAATAAAAGAAGCAGAAGAAACAATCTTATTTATCAGAAATCAATACAAAGAAAATGGTATAGGACGCTGGGCAATCATTGATAAATCAACACGTGATTTTATAGGCTGGGCAGGTATAAAATATGAGCAAACATTACGAAAAGGAATAAGCTATTACGATCTGGGGTACAGATTACGAAAAAAATATTGGGGAAAAGGAATTGCATCAGAAACTGCTAAAGAAGCTGTTAAGTATGGTTTCGAACAACTTGGTGTACAAGAAATTTTTGCAGCAGCTGATATTGCAAACATAGGGTCTAATAAAGTATTGATAAAAACAGGGTTGTCTCTTATAGAAACATTTGATTTAGATGGAATTCCTCACAACTGGTATACAATTCATAAACAGACATGGGATATTCATAAAAATACCGCTCATCCTTAA
- a CDS encoding alpha/beta hydrolase, giving the protein MKTSVTTFGTIFHKNLQTGKNKVNFTSEGTRIAGHLFIPEGYSSEKQQSAIVVITPASGIKEQTAGIYAEKLAKKGFITLAFDHRTYGESGGVPRAMENAPMKVEDIKNAVSFIGTIPGVAKDKIGVLGICSGAGYSLQSAFFDQRIRSVATVSGFVDFIDYGMGGATQYMKELSGDKVAQLQQQISWGNQARQRYYETGEVVLVEGIPPANSGLGKFWDRAADYYRNPKRGGQYPTYSPLRAAMSLDTRYFFNPTEHLELMADRPFLAIIGEKALSAYFSEVAVERAKGDKALVKIKEANHFDLYDQEPYVNQAVEKLVLFYQRTL; this is encoded by the coding sequence ATGAAAACATCTGTAACCACATTTGGAACAATCTTTCATAAAAATTTACAAACAGGAAAAAACAAGGTGAATTTTACCAGTGAAGGAACTCGAATAGCCGGACATCTTTTTATCCCAGAAGGATATTCATCAGAAAAACAACAATCAGCAATTGTTGTCATTACACCAGCTAGTGGAATTAAAGAGCAAACCGCTGGAATTTATGCTGAGAAATTGGCTAAAAAAGGATTTATTACGCTCGCATTCGACCATAGAACTTATGGAGAAAGTGGGGGAGTTCCCAGAGCGATGGAAAATGCTCCAATGAAAGTAGAAGACATTAAAAATGCAGTTAGCTTTATAGGGACAATACCAGGAGTCGCCAAAGATAAAATAGGTGTTCTGGGTATTTGTTCAGGAGCAGGTTATAGTCTTCAATCTGCTTTTTTTGATCAGCGGATTCGATCGGTAGCAACTGTAAGTGGCTTTGTCGATTTTATAGATTATGGAATGGGAGGTGCTACTCAGTATATGAAAGAATTGTCAGGAGATAAAGTTGCTCAATTACAACAGCAGATTTCATGGGGTAATCAAGCAAGACAGCGGTATTATGAGACTGGAGAGGTTGTATTAGTAGAGGGGATCCCTCCGGCGAATAGTGGTCTTGGAAAATTCTGGGATCGGGCAGCTGATTATTATAGAAACCCCAAACGAGGAGGGCAATACCCTACATATAGTCCACTAAGAGCAGCAATGTCATTAGATACACGGTATTTCTTTAACCCTACAGAACACCTAGAATTAATGGCAGACAGACCCTTCTTAGCCATTATAGGAGAAAAAGCTCTATCAGCTTATTTTAGTGAGGTAGCTGTAGAAAGGGCCAAAGGAGATAAAGCGTTAGTAAAGATCAAAGAGGCGAATCATTTTGATCTGTATGACCAGGAACCTTATGTAAATCAGGCCGTAGAAAAATTAGTTCTTTTTTACCAACGAACGTTATAA
- a CDS encoding LysR family transcriptional regulator, producing the protein MDTRLLRFFIAVYEQKNLTRAAEQCFVSQPNISNGIKQLEEEIGKQLFIRHKRGVIINTEAHYLYPIAKRLLGEITSLSDIFKEREFTDKITIGVAESLPQEHKQQFFRTATHLSDSLQWDVRPIGRDCEINLLVREWKYEEDLFLPLWKENYVLCIPDGHHLLSKDVIELEDLQHESFIHCPPCEAHKQCLSILSNTSKKSVTIANCATKTETLTFLMAGLGVTFLPEHFIDGWYGFQVKPYNGPRYFREVGLSYPRKSLKNPAISKLIDYFSKNTLRTKKFSEFGYYTK; encoded by the coding sequence ATGGATACTCGTTTACTTCGTTTCTTTATAGCAGTCTATGAACAAAAAAACCTAACCCGTGCAGCAGAGCAATGTTTTGTATCCCAACCTAATATTTCCAACGGGATCAAACAATTAGAAGAAGAAATAGGAAAACAACTTTTTATACGACATAAAAGAGGGGTGATTATCAATACTGAAGCACATTATCTCTACCCTATTGCGAAGCGTCTATTAGGAGAAATTACGTCCTTATCTGATATTTTTAAAGAGCGAGAGTTTACAGATAAAATTACTATTGGCGTTGCAGAAAGCTTGCCTCAGGAGCACAAACAACAATTCTTTAGAACCGCTACACATTTATCAGATTCTTTGCAATGGGATGTTCGCCCTATTGGTAGAGATTGTGAAATTAATTTGCTAGTACGTGAATGGAAATACGAAGAAGATCTTTTCCTTCCTCTATGGAAAGAGAATTATGTCTTATGCATCCCAGATGGTCATCATTTATTATCCAAAGATGTTATAGAACTCGAAGATCTACAACATGAATCATTTATTCATTGTCCTCCTTGTGAGGCACATAAACAATGTCTGTCTATTCTGAGCAATACCAGTAAAAAATCTGTAACTATTGCTAATTGTGCCACTAAAACAGAAACCCTTACATTTTTAATGGCTGGATTAGGTGTCACATTTTTACCTGAACATTTTATAGATGGATGGTACGGTTTCCAGGTAAAGCCTTATAATGGTCCTCGCTATTTTAGAGAAGTTGGATTATCTTATCCCAGAAAGAGTCTTAAAAACCCTGCTATTTCTAAATTAATCGATTATTTTTCTAAAAATACTTTGCGAACTAAAAAATTCAGTGAATTTGGATATTATACTAAGTAA
- a CDS encoding sodium:proton antiporter: MLELSGIIILGILAQWVAWKFKIPAILPLILIGLLVGPIATLYTDDHTKLIQPIWNGKEGLFPGESLFYFVSLAISVILFEGGLTLRRNEILNVGPVILKLITIAVVVTFFGAGLAAHFIFDLSWPISFLFSSLIIVTGPTVITPILRNIPLKKDISTVLKWEGILIDPVGALIAVLVFEFISVGESRAYTVTALIEFAKIVLFGLTFGFTFAHGLAFAIKKNIIPHYLLNVFTLAAVLGVFVLSDAFAHESGLLSVVIMGMVLGNMNLPNLEELLYFKESMSVLLISILFILLAANINIEDLELVYNWKALLLFAVVVFIVRPLGVFLSSMGSGLKTNEKLFISWVGPRGIVAAGIASLFGLKLDKIGEIGAEYITPLVFMIVLGTVLLNATTARIFAKLVGVFLKKSEGTLIIGASKISRLIAVYLKNNNRHVVLIDSNRENVKKAKNLGLEAIEGNIYSDQLKDNIELNDIGYLMALTGNSDINKYAIDKFKNQFGEHGSYRLVTSEEMNDPENNPEAGLFSHTDDYYRLMELTEKYPGILEIKIKDRTHYETLINMTKEDENIIPLFIRDNANKIQIIPSYSDEVKNIAEGSYLAYLGKPIDIEVVD, encoded by the coding sequence ATGTTAGAATTATCAGGGATTATTATTTTGGGGATTTTAGCACAATGGGTTGCTTGGAAATTTAAAATCCCGGCTATTTTACCATTGATATTGATAGGCCTTTTAGTAGGACCAATAGCTACATTATATACAGATGATCACACTAAATTAATTCAACCTATCTGGAATGGGAAAGAAGGACTTTTTCCGGGAGAAAGTCTTTTCTATTTTGTGTCATTGGCAATCAGCGTTATTCTCTTTGAAGGAGGGCTTACATTAAGAAGGAATGAAATACTTAATGTTGGTCCTGTAATTTTGAAGTTAATAACAATTGCGGTAGTAGTTACTTTTTTTGGAGCAGGATTAGCCGCTCATTTTATTTTTGATTTAAGTTGGCCAATTTCTTTTCTGTTTTCTTCGTTGATTATTGTTACGGGACCTACGGTAATTACACCTATATTACGAAATATACCTTTAAAAAAAGATATTTCTACAGTTTTGAAGTGGGAGGGAATTTTGATAGACCCGGTAGGAGCATTGATAGCTGTTTTGGTCTTCGAGTTTATTAGTGTAGGGGAGAGCAGAGCTTATACTGTAACTGCGCTCATTGAGTTTGCTAAAATTGTACTTTTCGGACTGACCTTTGGTTTTACATTTGCTCATGGACTCGCTTTTGCTATTAAGAAAAATATTATTCCACATTATTTATTAAATGTTTTTACGCTGGCAGCTGTATTGGGTGTTTTTGTGTTATCTGATGCATTTGCACATGAGTCGGGCTTATTATCTGTAGTGATAATGGGAATGGTTTTGGGAAATATGAATTTACCAAATTTAGAAGAGTTATTGTATTTTAAAGAATCGATGAGTGTTCTACTCATTTCTATTCTTTTTATTCTTCTTGCGGCAAATATTAATATAGAAGATCTGGAGTTGGTTTATAACTGGAAAGCCCTTTTGCTTTTTGCAGTAGTAGTATTTATTGTACGACCATTAGGTGTTTTTTTGAGTTCGATGGGATCCGGATTAAAGACCAATGAAAAACTTTTTATTAGCTGGGTAGGCCCTAGAGGGATCGTAGCTGCTGGTATTGCTTCATTATTTGGTTTAAAGCTTGATAAAATTGGAGAAATCGGTGCTGAATATATAACTCCTTTAGTCTTTATGATTGTATTAGGGACGGTTCTACTGAATGCTACAACAGCTCGAATTTTTGCTAAACTTGTAGGAGTATTTCTTAAAAAATCCGAAGGAACTCTTATTATTGGAGCCTCTAAAATCTCACGACTTATAGCGGTATATTTAAAAAACAATAACCGACATGTCGTTCTGATAGATAGTAATCGTGAAAATGTCAAAAAAGCCAAAAACCTTGGATTAGAAGCTATAGAGGGAAATATTTATAGTGATCAGCTAAAAGATAATATAGAATTAAATGATATAGGTTATTTAATGGCCTTGACAGGGAATAGTGACATTAATAAATATGCAATTGATAAATTCAAAAATCAATTTGGGGAGCATGGTTCGTACAGATTAGTAACTTCAGAAGAAATGAATGATCCTGAAAATAATCCTGAAGCAGGATTGTTTTCCCATACAGATGATTATTACAGATTGATGGAATTGACAGAAAAATATCCTGGAATTTTAGAAATAAAAATAAAGGACAGAACTCATTATGAGACTTTAATCAATATGACCAAAGAAGATGAAAATATCATTCCCCTTTTTATTAGAGATAATGCCAATAAAATACAAATAATACCTTCATATAGCGATGAAGTTAAGAATATAGCAGAAGGAAGTTATTTGGCTTATTTAGGGAAGCCAATTGATATAGAAGTAGTTGATTAA
- a CDS encoding MBL fold metallo-hydrolase has protein sequence MNLHAIEAGNFKLDGGAMFGVVPKKLWTRTNPADENNMIDIAARCLLIEEGNRLILVDTGMGNKQSDKFFGYYSLWGDHSLEKSLKAKGFHPDDITDVFVTHLHFDHCGGVVQWNQDKTGYEMTFKNAKVWSNENHWQWATEPNAREKASFLQENILPIQESGHLHFVSRSGTPFQQESELGFGILFVDGHTEKQMIPHVSYKGKTIVYMADLLPTAGHLPLPYVMGYDTRPLLTLPEKKQFLENAADNDWYLMLGHDAHNEIITVQHTEKGVRLKETFTCNDIFK, from the coding sequence ATGAATTTACATGCTATAGAGGCAGGAAACTTTAAACTGGACGGGGGAGCTATGTTTGGTGTAGTCCCTAAAAAACTTTGGACCAGAACAAATCCGGCAGATGAAAACAACATGATTGACATTGCTGCCAGATGCCTTTTAATTGAAGAAGGGAACCGACTCATTCTAGTTGATACGGGAATGGGAAATAAACAATCTGATAAATTTTTTGGCTATTATTCACTCTGGGGAGATCACTCTTTGGAAAAATCCTTAAAAGCAAAAGGGTTTCATCCAGATGATATCACAGATGTCTTTGTTACTCACTTACATTTTGATCATTGCGGAGGTGTAGTTCAATGGAACCAGGATAAAACAGGGTATGAAATGACCTTCAAAAATGCAAAAGTATGGAGTAATGAGAATCATTGGCAATGGGCAACCGAACCAAATGCCAGAGAAAAAGCTTCTTTTCTTCAGGAAAACATCCTTCCTATCCAAGAAAGTGGACATTTACATTTCGTATCAAGATCCGGAACACCTTTTCAGCAAGAATCTGAATTAGGTTTTGGAATACTATTTGTTGACGGACATACAGAAAAACAAATGATCCCTCATGTATCTTATAAAGGAAAAACGATTGTATACATGGCTGATTTATTACCTACAGCTGGTCACCTTCCATTACCCTACGTAATGGGATATGATACCAGACCTCTGTTAACACTACCAGAAAAAAAACAATTTTTAGAAAATGCAGCTGATAATGACTGGTATCTAATGCTTGGTCATGATGCACATAATGAAATAATAACAGTACAACACACCGAAAAAGGAGTACGATTAAAAGAAACTTTTACCTGTAACGACATATTCAAATAA
- a CDS encoding S8 family peptidase, with protein MTLISKKQLIAISSSLALVSCGAPTLVSTPIENIDSIPLKNAPLTETQYKNWNSFDLVSDTIPGMSVNKAYTEIIKNKPGKKVIVAVIDSGVDIEHEDLDGVIWTNTKEIKGNNKDDDNNGYIDDIHGWNFLGDSKDENLEFVRIIKKLKPKYQGKNLASVASSDKKEYQNYIEAKAEYEKKYQEALSNKERYEQILQQTNASHKAVSAILKKEDYTQKELLSVKADTPEMQQYVGFLSQMFQFLDKGENIVNFSKNLKEGIEHFTNSLNYNLNLDYDGRSTVGDNVDDITNVTYGNNNVMGPDPTKDNIKHGTHVAGIIAAERNNGKGVNGIAKNVEIMAIRAVPDGDEYDKDIALAIRYAADNGAKVINTSFGKYYSTHPEWVWDAIKYAADKDVLIVNAAGNEAEDLDQKRVYPNDQTDNTTEIANNFITIGALNYEYGSSLVANFSNYGKNNVDAFAPGVKIWATTPNNSYEFLQGTSMAAPAVAGVAALIRSYYPKLSANQVKQVLMNSGLSTNATVVIGGEPANTGKFTELSKSGKMVNLYNALILADKMSK; from the coding sequence ATGACCCTAATCTCTAAAAAGCAACTAATTGCAATCTCATCATCACTTGCATTAGTAAGTTGTGGAGCACCAACACTCGTATCCACTCCAATAGAAAATATAGATTCTATACCTTTAAAAAACGCACCATTAACAGAAACACAATATAAAAACTGGAATTCTTTTGATTTAGTGTCAGATACAATTCCTGGAATGAGTGTCAATAAAGCCTATACCGAAATCATCAAAAACAAACCCGGTAAAAAAGTTATTGTTGCTGTAATTGACAGCGGTGTTGATATAGAGCACGAAGATTTAGATGGTGTTATTTGGACTAACACCAAAGAAATTAAAGGAAACAATAAAGACGATGATAATAATGGATACATCGATGATATTCACGGGTGGAATTTTTTAGGAGATTCCAAAGATGAAAACCTGGAGTTTGTTCGAATTATAAAAAAATTAAAACCAAAATACCAGGGAAAAAACCTGGCTTCGGTAGCTTCTTCTGATAAAAAAGAATATCAAAATTATATTGAAGCAAAAGCTGAATATGAAAAAAAATACCAGGAAGCACTTTCTAATAAAGAGAGATACGAGCAAATTTTACAACAAACTAATGCCTCTCATAAAGCCGTTTCTGCCATATTAAAAAAAGAAGATTATACGCAAAAAGAGTTACTTTCTGTAAAAGCTGACACCCCGGAAATGCAACAATATGTTGGTTTTCTATCACAAATGTTTCAGTTTTTAGACAAAGGAGAAAACATCGTTAATTTTTCTAAAAATCTAAAAGAAGGAATCGAACATTTTACCAACAGTCTTAATTATAATCTAAACCTTGATTACGATGGAAGAAGTACCGTTGGCGATAATGTAGATGATATCACTAATGTTACCTATGGTAATAATAATGTGATGGGACCTGATCCTACAAAAGATAATATCAAACACGGAACACATGTAGCAGGAATTATTGCTGCTGAAAGAAACAACGGTAAAGGAGTAAACGGGATTGCGAAAAATGTAGAAATTATGGCCATTCGAGCAGTACCAGACGGAGATGAATACGATAAAGACATTGCATTAGCCATTCGATATGCTGCAGATAATGGAGCAAAAGTAATTAATACCAGCTTTGGAAAATACTATTCAACTCATCCTGAATGGGTGTGGGATGCTATAAAATATGCTGCTGATAAAGATGTATTAATTGTTAATGCTGCTGGTAACGAAGCAGAAGATTTGGATCAAAAACGAGTATATCCTAATGATCAAACAGACAATACAACGGAAATAGCAAATAACTTTATTACCATTGGAGCATTAAATTATGAGTACGGATCTAGCCTTGTTGCTAATTTTTCTAATTATGGAAAAAACAATGTAGATGCCTTTGCTCCAGGAGTAAAAATATGGGCAACCACTCCTAATAATTCATATGAGTTTTTACAAGGAACATCTATGGCGGCACCTGCCGTTGCCGGAGTAGCTGCTTTAATAAGATCTTATTACCCAAAATTAAGCGCTAATCAAGTAAAACAAGTACTTATGAATAGTGGATTAAGTACAAATGCTACAGTAGTAATTGGAGGGGAACCTGCAAATACTGGGAAATTTACAGAATTATCAAAGTCAGGGAAAATGGTCAATCTTTATAATGCATTGATTCTGGCAGATAAAATGTCGAAGTAA
- a CDS encoding M1 family metallopeptidase, with amino-acid sequence MNTSKRITFLGFLLGFITLFAQNNTTYWQQHVDYKIAVDMDVETYKFKGTQELTYTNNSPDTLYQVFYHLYFNAFQPGSEMDVRSLNIADPDPRVMDRISKLTPEEIGYLKVSSLKKNGKEVSHTTEGTVLEVTLKEPILPGEKTTFSMEFDGQVPVQIRRSGRNNKEGVALSMTQWYPKMAEYDFEGWHADPYIAREFHGVWGNFDVTITIDKNYILGASGYLQNPQEIGYGYEKEGTKVKRKGKKLSWHFIAPKVHDFTWAADPEYIHDVVTMPEGPTLHFLYKNDEKILENWKVLQPKTVELMKYFNEHIGTYPYDQYSVIQGGDGGMEYAMCTLITGNRTLNSLVGVTAHELAHAWFQHILATNETKHEWMDEGFTTYISTLATSKVLNSTKSDPLQNIYKGYYSLANSGIEQPQSTYADHYDRNVAYGASAYSKGSVFLSQLGYIIGEENLAKTLKRYFDEWKFKHPTPNDFKRIAEKVSGIQLDWYLVDWTQTTGKIDYAIKEVTEKDNKTEVTLERIGLIPMPMDIYVEYTDGTKESFYIPLRIMRGEKENPFPSLKRTVKPDWTWAHPTYSFDIEKPKSTIKSITIDVSNKMADSNSGNNSFKQ; translated from the coding sequence ATGAATACATCAAAAAGAATAACATTCTTAGGTTTTTTACTAGGATTTATTACCCTGTTCGCTCAGAATAATACAACATACTGGCAACAGCATGTCGATTATAAAATAGCAGTGGACATGGATGTAGAAACCTATAAGTTTAAGGGAACTCAGGAATTAACATACACCAATAACTCACCTGATACGTTATATCAGGTGTTTTATCATCTTTATTTCAATGCCTTTCAACCCGGAAGTGAAATGGATGTCAGATCACTTAACATAGCAGATCCGGATCCAAGAGTAATGGATAGAATCAGTAAACTTACTCCAGAAGAAATTGGATATCTGAAAGTTAGTTCCTTAAAGAAAAATGGAAAAGAAGTTTCTCATACTACAGAAGGAACGGTACTGGAAGTAACCTTAAAAGAACCTATACTCCCAGGAGAAAAAACAACCTTCTCAATGGAGTTTGATGGACAAGTTCCTGTTCAAATTCGTCGTTCTGGTCGTAATAATAAAGAAGGAGTTGCACTATCCATGACACAATGGTACCCAAAAATGGCGGAGTACGATTTTGAAGGCTGGCATGCAGATCCTTATATCGCTAGAGAATTTCACGGCGTATGGGGTAATTTTGATGTAACAATAACAATCGACAAGAATTATATTCTGGGAGCCTCTGGATACCTTCAAAACCCTCAGGAAATCGGATATGGGTATGAAAAAGAAGGAACCAAGGTTAAGAGAAAAGGAAAAAAACTTTCCTGGCATTTTATCGCTCCTAAGGTACATGATTTTACCTGGGCTGCTGATCCGGAATACATTCATGATGTAGTAACCATGCCTGAAGGACCTACCCTACATTTCTTATATAAGAATGATGAAAAAATTCTGGAAAACTGGAAGGTTTTACAGCCTAAAACGGTAGAACTAATGAAATACTTCAATGAACATATAGGTACCTATCCATATGATCAATATTCGGTAATTCAGGGAGGAGACGGTGGAATGGAATATGCTATGTGTACACTAATAACAGGAAATCGTACATTAAACAGCCTTGTCGGTGTTACAGCTCATGAATTAGCACATGCATGGTTTCAGCATATTCTGGCAACTAACGAAACAAAACACGAGTGGATGGACGAAGGTTTTACTACTTATATTTCTACGCTGGCTACCAGTAAAGTTCTTAACAGTACCAAATCAGATCCGCTACAAAATATCTATAAAGGATACTACAGTTTAGCCAATTCAGGAATAGAACAACCACAAAGTACTTATGCAGATCATTATGACAGAAATGTAGCCTATGGTGCCTCTGCATATTCCAAAGGAAGTGTTTTCTTATCACAGTTAGGATATATCATCGGAGAAGAAAACCTAGCAAAAACCCTAAAGAGATACTTCGATGAATGGAAGTTCAAACATCCAACTCCAAATGATTTTAAGCGTATAGCAGAAAAAGTATCCGGAATACAATTAGATTGGTATTTGGTGGATTGGACTCAGACAACGGGTAAAATTGATTATGCAATAAAAGAAGTTACTGAAAAGGATAACAAAACGGAAGTAACTCTGGAAAGAATCGGATTAATTCCTATGCCAATGGATATTTATGTAGAATATACAGATGGTACTAAAGAATCTTTTTATATTCCATTGCGTATTATGAGAGGTGAAAAAGAGAATCCTTTTCCTTCTTTAAAAAGAACTGTAAAACCCGATTGGACTTGGGCACATCCAACGTATTCTTTTGATATAGAAAAACCAAAATCAACTATAAAATCTATCACTATCGATGTTTCTAATAAAATGGCAGATAGTAATAGTGGAAATAATAGTTTCAAACAATAA
- the rnpA gene encoding ribonuclease P protein component, with protein sequence MSVTFGKKEKLKSKKEITLLFSEGKSVSAYPIRLIYSKKSQKDLPLIKAGVSVGKRNFKRAVDRNHIKRLLRESYRKNKYLVTEKNTDYFSFLFLYTGKEIPDYAFLESKMKKVLLKFVEQEMSH encoded by the coding sequence ATGTCAGTAACGTTTGGTAAAAAAGAGAAATTAAAAAGTAAAAAGGAGATAACCTTGTTATTTTCTGAAGGGAAATCAGTAAGTGCTTACCCTATTCGGCTTATTTATTCTAAAAAATCTCAAAAAGATCTTCCCCTTATAAAAGCAGGAGTCTCTGTCGGAAAAAGAAATTTTAAAAGAGCCGTAGACAGAAACCATATAAAACGCTTGTTACGGGAATCTTACCGAAAAAATAAGTATCTTGTAACAGAAAAGAATACAGATTATTTTTCTTTTTTATTCTTATACACTGGTAAAGAAATACCTGATTATGCGTTTCTGGAATCCAAAATGAAAAAAGTGTTACTCAAGTTTGTGGAACAAGAAATGTCTCATTGA
- a CDS encoding S41 family peptidase, which translates to MKKKIIYPILAAFILLFTASFSFKSDFFEIAKQIEIFTTMFKEINMNYVDETNPAELMDTAIKAMLSDLDPYTKYWNEQDVEASKIRNAGEYTGIGASVRTFSKKIVIVEPYEGYPADKAGLKAGDEIIKIGDINIADFNEDAGELLKGASGTKVEITYKRQGETKTTTLTRSEIEVDAVPFYTLLDDNTAYIILSKFNSKASSETIAALKDLKAQGANKVILDLRGNPGGLLSEAVNVTNIFVPKGELITTTKSTVKKYNKVYHTKKKAVDTEIPLVVLVNGRSASASEIVAGSIQDLDRGVVIGARSFGKGLVQRPKKLTYGTQIKITISRYYTPSGRCIQALDYWNRDKNNNAVRINEKDFKAFTTRNGRKVYDGGGIQPDIELATSKYSDITNALLRSNAIFDYGTKYYYSHQLDNSENFSFTNQDYEDFKKFVKESEFTFETETERTLKKTLEVAKKEKIYNTISQEYTSLLSAIEKSKEKGLDTYKSEIVTLLTDEIIKRYFYRKGLYSYYVNHNPEIAKGKEILSNLSDYKKILKIK; encoded by the coding sequence ATGAAAAAGAAAATTATATATCCAATACTCGCTGCTTTTATATTGCTTTTTACGGCAAGTTTCAGTTTCAAATCTGATTTTTTTGAAATCGCAAAACAAATTGAAATTTTCACCACTATGTTTAAAGAAATAAACATGAATTATGTGGATGAAACTAATCCTGCAGAATTAATGGATACAGCCATAAAAGCAATGCTTAGTGATCTGGATCCTTATACTAAATATTGGAATGAACAAGATGTAGAAGCTTCTAAAATAAGAAATGCAGGAGAATATACTGGTATTGGAGCCTCGGTACGAACTTTTAGTAAAAAAATTGTAATTGTAGAACCTTATGAAGGTTATCCTGCCGATAAAGCTGGATTAAAAGCCGGAGATGAAATTATAAAAATCGGAGATATCAATATAGCTGATTTTAATGAAGATGCAGGAGAACTGCTTAAAGGAGCAAGTGGAACAAAAGTAGAGATCACATATAAACGTCAGGGAGAAACGAAAACAACGACTCTTACCCGATCAGAAATTGAAGTAGATGCGGTTCCTTTTTATACACTATTAGACGATAATACCGCTTATATTATCTTATCCAAATTTAATAGTAAAGCTTCTAGTGAAACAATAGCAGCGCTAAAAGATCTAAAAGCTCAAGGAGCAAATAAAGTCATTCTGGATCTGAGAGGAAATCCAGGAGGTTTATTGAGTGAAGCTGTTAATGTTACTAATATTTTTGTCCCTAAAGGAGAATTAATTACAACTACTAAATCCACTGTAAAAAAGTATAATAAAGTTTATCATACCAAGAAAAAAGCAGTTGATACAGAAATTCCATTAGTAGTATTAGTTAATGGTAGAAGTGCTTCTGCCAGTGAAATTGTTGCCGGTAGTATTCAGGACTTAGATAGAGGTGTTGTTATCGGTGCTAGAAGTTTTGGAAAAGGATTGGTACAACGTCCTAAAAAGTTGACATACGGAACCCAAATAAAAATTACTATCTCCAGATATTACACGCCAAGTGGTAGATGTATTCAAGCATTGGATTACTGGAACAGAGATAAAAACAACAATGCAGTACGCATCAATGAAAAAGATTTTAAAGCCTTTACTACCCGTAATGGTCGTAAAGTATATGATGGAGGAGGAATTCAGCCAGATATCGAATTAGCAACCTCTAAATACAGTGATATTACAAATGCATTATTAAGATCTAATGCCATTTTTGATTATGGTACTAAATACTACTATAGTCATCAATTAGATAACAGTGAGAATTTTTCATTTACGAATCAGGATTACGAAGATTTTAAAAAGTTTGTAAAAGAAAGCGAATTTACATTCGAAACAGAAACAGAACGTACCCTGAAGAAAACATTGGAAGTTGCTAAAAAAGAAAAAATATACAATACTATCTCTCAGGAATACACTTCCTTACTATCTGCTATTGAGAAATCTAAAGAAAAAGGACTCGATACCTATAAAAGTGAAATAGTTACCCTACTAACAGATGAAATTATAAAACGTTATTTCTATAGAAAAGGATTGTATTCTTACTATGTAAATCACAATCCTGAAATTGCTAAAGGAAAAGAAATTCTTAGCAACCTTTCTGATTATAAAAAAATTCTAAAAATTAAATGA